Sequence from the Rutidosis leptorrhynchoides isolate AG116_Rl617_1_P2 chromosome 3, CSIRO_AGI_Rlap_v1, whole genome shotgun sequence genome:
AAGTAATTGTTCGCCATTAACTGCTTAATAAGAATAAAAGACCAcaacatgataataataatcacatgTCTTCATTCTTATATCCTTTGAAATCTTTTTCATTTTccaattttataaattttaatggattttataatttataaaaacttTTATTCCAAATATTTAAAAGTGTCCGACAACCATGAAATCCATGTTAAAACATTTAAGATTCAAACACATCAAGTATTATGATGCAAGATATGGATTAATCATGATTAAACAAACAACGCAACTAAAATGCTAACAACACTTAGTCATTTTTCACAACATTAAACAGATTCGGTAACTTTGAAATTTCTCAGATTTGGTTACCAAATTTACTTTTCCCTTTACATTCATGAACTAGATTAGCATACAAGATTATTCAAATACAAATCATAAGTATTATGTTTGAAATCTAACATAAAATTACCAGATTCGGTATCAAGTAAACATGACAGATTCGGTAGCATCAAAATTTCATGTATAATCTATAAACATGCATCTCTAATCATATTTTCATAAGTTCATAATTAGAAACACTTTTATACTCAGAACAATCAGATAAGCATGTAACAGTTAGAAAAAATTCGGTAACTATGGCTTGAACaaattcggtatgtacagaatccattAAACTGTAATTGATCATGTTGTATAAGTCGTTTTCAAGCATCTTTCACATATCAATCATCATTTTAAGCTTAAACAACATCATCCAAGTTAACAAATATGTTTAAAcattgaaatcatttttcataatatcATATTCGGTTTTCTTAGATCCAATTAATTATGTTATCTAAGCATAAAGATTTTGAAAGATATTGTTTTCATGACAATCATACAACTCAGATCTATGTCTTTACACAGAAAAACTTGCTTAAAAGAAGGATTTATCAAAGATTTGAGAGAAAATAGActcggattcggtagattaggctcaGATTCGGTTTGCTTCAGAATATGAAAAAGTAAAAGATTTGAATTTGACTCTTATATTTATACACCAAATCTGGGTCAAACTTGGTCCTAACCGAATTGATACCGAATGGGCCTTAAGAAACCGAATTTCAGTCCATTAAGTGTTTTCATTTAAATTTTAATTCAAACCTTGGTGAATCAGAATGAATTTGAGTACAAGTTTATCATTTTTCATTAAATTTTAAGATTGAGTGAATCTGACCATTTTGGGACATACCGAATCTGTATtgtttggttgtcagattcggtaacatgctaaaaatagcatttattcaagaaaaatcaaatctttttggatttttaaCTTTTCCAATATTTAGGATTTTTCAAATATTAAGATTTGTACTTATTGAATTTTGAACAATGTACAAATCCTCAGTGATACCAATTATTaaccgggttgcatactgagatgtatacaagccaaagtgaatttTCATCAATCAAAACACAAGTTTTTATGAATACACtttttgaaaaacaattttctttttcattttctccctttctccccctcaaaaaTGTGATGTACAgtcaagtaaatcagcatttttatCTTTCCACAAAAAAATTAGAAACTCCCCCTTGAATCAagatatcaatcagttacctccccctATCGTAGTTATTGAAAAGTAAACCCATGGAGTTATCAAAGAATCTTAAAGCTCCCCCTAgaaagataatatctaaagcatTGAAGTTCAGCTGTTCCCCCTAGAAAGtatatactccccctaaacacaagatcccaggtATAAGTACTAAATGTATTAAGGAAATTAAGGACTATACTCCACCATGCCTCTCTGttgaatcaagaactttagcctaacctCATCCAAAGGTTTGGCGAACATGTCGGCTAATTGTACTtttgtaggcacaaagtataattctatGTGCTTGGTGTTAGAGTGTTGGACCTGGTTGCTAGTAATTGCAAATACACATTATGAATCATAGTATATTGGGGTCTTAGTAATCTTAAAACCATAGTCTAGTAGTTGAGTttgtatccacaaaacttgagaatAACAGTGAGCTGCAGTAATGTACTCAGACTCAACTATTGACAATgaaa
This genomic interval carries:
- the LOC139900659 gene encoding uncharacterized protein, yielding MVVVMLIKKSTYGSIQKLGNRLVGWSSKKQNCVSLSIVESEYITAAHCYSQVFNQVQHSNTKHIELYFVPTKVQLADMFAKPLDEVRLKFLIQQRGMVEYSP